From bacterium, a single genomic window includes:
- a CDS encoding NADH-quinone oxidoreductase subunit D, whose product MSTDSSEQILTDAPGNMMLNMGPSHPAMHGVVRIVLNLEGELVKKAELEIGYLHRAFEKHSESVTYTQVFPWTDRLNYVSPLINNFGYAMCVEKLLGIKVTPRCEYVRTAMSEISRITDHLTCIGASAMELGAFTVFLYMIKAREFLYELVEDVTGARVTVTYARIGGVKADLPPNFSERCRSQFKKIREILKECDGLLTHNRIFMDRMQGIGIFSKEDAINFAFSGPMLRASGVPYDVRRAYPYHAYDDIDFEIPVGENGDNFDRYLVRMEEMEQSMRIVEQALDKMPGGPVSVELPEIDPAKTVDEAKMGRIKEIAEHQVDVSPNLEGQEPGNYYQVNPDLKSVVIPPKQKSYTSIEGLMNHFKLIMYGHGIRPPKGEAYTCVEGGNGELGFYIVSDGSDIPYRVRVRAPCFPFVAAFHKMIEGLMIADIVPTFGSINMIAGELDH is encoded by the coding sequence GTGAGTACCGATAGTTCTGAACAAATCTTGACCGACGCTCCGGGCAATATGATGCTCAACATGGGGCCGTCCCATCCGGCAATGCACGGCGTCGTCCGAATTGTGCTCAATCTGGAAGGGGAGTTGGTCAAGAAAGCTGAGCTGGAAATCGGTTATCTTCACCGCGCTTTTGAAAAACATTCCGAGAGTGTGACTTACACTCAGGTCTTTCCGTGGACAGACCGCCTGAATTACGTTTCTCCGCTGATTAACAATTTTGGCTATGCCATGTGTGTGGAGAAATTGCTGGGAATCAAAGTTACTCCGCGATGCGAATATGTGCGCACCGCGATGAGTGAGATTTCGCGAATTACGGATCATCTCACCTGCATTGGCGCATCCGCCATGGAACTCGGAGCGTTCACAGTATTTCTTTACATGATCAAGGCGCGCGAATTTCTGTATGAGCTTGTGGAAGATGTTACCGGAGCGCGTGTGACGGTGACTTACGCAAGAATCGGCGGAGTCAAAGCGGATCTGCCACCGAATTTTTCAGAGCGGTGCCGCTCTCAATTTAAAAAGATCCGGGAGATCTTAAAAGAATGTGATGGTTTGCTGACGCATAACCGCATTTTTATGGATCGGATGCAGGGGATTGGCATTTTTTCAAAGGAAGACGCCATCAATTTCGCTTTCAGTGGACCAATGTTGAGGGCCAGCGGAGTCCCATACGATGTGCGGCGCGCCTATCCCTATCATGCTTACGACGATATCGATTTTGAAATTCCTGTTGGCGAAAATGGCGACAATTTCGATCGATATCTGGTGCGGATGGAGGAAATGGAACAGAGCATGCGCATCGTGGAACAGGCGCTTGATAAAATGCCTGGCGGACCGGTCAGTGTCGAGCTCCCGGAAATCGATCCGGCAAAAACTGTGGATGAAGCAAAAATGGGCCGGATTAAAGAGATTGCCGAACATCAGGTGGATGTGTCGCCGAATCTAGAAGGTCAGGAACCAGGCAACTACTATCAGGTCAACCCGGACTTGAAATCGGTTGTCATTCCGCCAAAACAGAAGTCTTATACAAGCATCGAAGGTTTGATGAATCATTTCAAGTTGATCATGTATGGACATGGCATTCGCCCTCCGAAAGGGGAAGCATACACATGTGTGGAAGGAGGAAATGGTGAGCTCGGATTCTACATCGTTAGCGATGGTTCTGATATTCCTTATCGAGTACGAGTTCGCGCTCCGTGTTTTCCATTCGTGGCTGCGTTCCATAAGATGATTGAAGGGTTGATGATTGCTGATATCGTTCCGACGTTTGGTTCGATCAACATGATTGCCGGAGAACTCGATCATTAA
- the nuoB gene encoding NADH-quinone oxidoreductase subunit NuoB, producing MEVDKVLAGDTFFTTRLNDVIGWSRKFSIFQYPFVTACCGMEYMAVSCSHYDIDRFGAGLPRFSPRQADLLMVVGTISQKIAPVLVRIYEQMCNPKWVVAFGVCTCTGGFYDDYATVQGIDTIVPVDIYIPGCPPRPETVLDGLMKLQKKIASQKQAV from the coding sequence ATGGAAGTAGATAAAGTTCTCGCCGGTGATACATTCTTCACAACTCGACTGAATGACGTAATCGGGTGGTCGCGGAAATTTTCAATTTTTCAATACCCGTTTGTTACCGCGTGTTGCGGGATGGAATACATGGCGGTGAGTTGTTCTCATTACGACATTGACAGGTTCGGCGCGGGACTCCCACGGTTTTCTCCGCGACAGGCCGACCTTTTGATGGTCGTCGGCACCATCAGCCAGAAGATAGCCCCCGTTCTCGTCCGTATTTATGAACAGATGTGCAACCCCAAATGGGTGGTGGCTTTTGGTGTGTGCACGTGTACCGGCGGTTTCTACGATGACTATGCGACGGTGCAGGGGATAGACACCATCGTCCCGGTGGATATTTACATTCCCGGATGTCCACCTCGTCCCGAAACCGTTCTGGATGGTTTGATGAAACTGCAAAAGAAAATCGCAAGCCAGAAGCAGGCGGTTTAG
- a CDS encoding NADH-quinone oxidoreductase subunit C, with amino-acid sequence MEQGELVQSVRSKIAKHIAGYHSYAGDETILVRRDGLLEVMRTLKDEFKFEMLMDVTVVDFLGQQPRFEVVYHLNSLTHNARLRVKVPLQEGEQVDSVAPLWQIANWLEREAWDMFGVKFINHPDLRRLLMYDEFVGHPLKKDYPINKRQPIVKPKREYR; translated from the coding sequence ATGGAACAAGGCGAGCTCGTTCAATCTGTTCGATCAAAAATCGCAAAGCACATCGCAGGTTATCACTCCTATGCCGGTGATGAGACAATTCTTGTGCGCAGGGACGGGCTTTTAGAAGTCATGAGGACCCTTAAAGACGAATTCAAATTTGAGATGCTGATGGATGTTACGGTGGTTGACTTTCTGGGGCAGCAACCTCGTTTTGAAGTTGTCTATCATTTGAATTCGCTTACTCATAACGCGCGTTTGCGCGTGAAAGTTCCTCTTCAGGAAGGGGAACAAGTGGACTCAGTTGCGCCACTCTGGCAAATTGCCAACTGGCTGGAACGCGAAGCCTGGGACATGTTCGGCGTGAAGTTCATCAATCATCCGGATTTGCGCCGTTTGCTGATGTATGACGAATTTGTAGGCCATCCTTTGAAAAAAGATTATCCAATTAACAAAAGACAACCGATAGTGAAACCGAAACGTGAGTACCGATAG